Proteins encoded by one window of Cydia fagiglandana chromosome Z, ilCydFagi1.1, whole genome shotgun sequence:
- the LOC134678236 gene encoding uncharacterized protein LOC134678236 yields MSLFVDLRQIKTSVSNLSEMVDKISTSVGKEKHKDARPLHDDSVLYDERPPYKPTLGFGVRFSQSQEDVYKNMPSSRLRSHMSLPNLGKTSGVFDKTNMAHESGPKILELDDKDIENSAKATIQSLSDNISDWIMTSTYKRPHFDDNGDTHPMDFVEYVKYFISELNMPEEKQLAFIISCFDGVPLMWARCFKSEFTDIDNFFKAFEEEFWGADRQKAALYDMKLGKYDETNQHMPMSEYFLQKVSSYRHLNPPPSDLEIVYSLAAHFPSAVELELRLSPKPTLREAYRMLRRREGQASDFLPNYLYEMCEAFQRGQRPESARRHDAGLGASSTEKHS; encoded by the coding sequence ATGAGCTTGTTTGTTGATTTGCGCCAAATCAAAACATCCGTATCGAATCTCTCGGAGATGGTGGATAAAATATCTACCTCGGTCGGCAAGGAAAAACACAAGGACGCTCGCCCACTACACGATGATTCCGTGCTGTACGACGAACGCCCGCCCTACAAGCCTACGTTGGGATTCGGGGTTCGTTTTTCTCAGAGTCAAGAGGATGTTTATAAAAATATGCCTTCATCGCGCCTACGGAGTCATATGTCACTTCCAAATTTGGGTAAAACAAGTGGAGTTTTCGATAAAACTAACATGGCTCATGAGAGTGGCCCTAAAATACTCGAATTAGATGATAAAGACATAGAAAATTCCGCTAAAGCCACCATACAATCCTTGTCTGATAATATTAGCGATTGGATTATGACCTCTACCTATAAGAGACCGCATTTTGATGATAATGGAGACACCCATCCTATGGACTTTGTAGAGTATGTAAAGTATTTCATATCTGAGCTGAACATGCCTGAAGAAAAACAACTCGCTTTTATTATATCATGCTTCGATGGTGTGCCTCTTATGTGGGCTCGCTGTTTCAAAAGTGAATTCACAGACATAGACAACTTCTTCAAGGCATTTGAAGAAGAATTTTGGGGGGCTGACAGGCAAAAGGCTGCCCTGTATGATATGAAGTTGGGCAAGTATGACGAGACTAATCAACATATGCCTATGTCGGAATATTTTTTGCAGAAAGTTTCTAGTTATAGACACCTAAATCCACCGCCATCCGATCTGGAGATCGTTTACTCATTGGCAGCTCACTTTCCGTCAGCCGTTGAGCTGGAGTTGAGACTGTCCCCGAAGCCGACGCTACGTGAAGCTTACAGGATGCTGAGACGCAGAGAAGGCCAAGCGTCAGACTTCCTTCCGAATTATTTGTACGAAATGTGCGAGGCATTCCAACGCGGCCAGAGACCGGAGTCGGCGCGTCGCCACGACGCCGGGCTTGGGGCAAGCTCGACAGAAAAACATTCCTAG
- the LOC134678890 gene encoding protein Wnt-5-like, which produces MRCFNVFLILLFMFLPKSTEAIRWLALHESEGNWTEVDCATARRDGALWAGQARACRRQPGAMAHVAAAARLTRAACLAAHAGDRWNCTAIERAPNYSPDLLTGTREQAYVYAMSAAALAWSVARACAAGALPACSCAAPPRAPPRPPRQAHVTPTEPHARFKWGGCGDNFQWAERFAKQFIDMHEIDVRDGKLEELIEVETTTTELPSTLEPSTPAPVVILVDDQPAPAPDNASVTARPRKKGRRGRKRLPRSPRRGRPTRKRFRPRYDFEDRSSRYRNLEYRMAADDPRFDPQVDLRTRLQRLRPFIASANLINVRFGRKAVSLAMRTKCTCHGVSGSCSVRTCWRALPPLARVAAALAGEAARAGPLRPRRRARRAKPRLRYVTPSPDYCEPDPAAGSLGTHGRRCNASAGNAAGGCGRLCCGRGRRAVRSTRLERCHCRYHWCCRVDCQLCRITSEDHYCN; this is translated from the exons GGCGCTGCACGAGAGCGAAGGCAACTGGACGGAGGTTGACTGCGCGACGGCGAGGCGCGATGGAGCGCTGTGGGCCGGCCAG GCTCGCGCGTGCCGCCGGCAGCCCGGCGCGATGGCGCACGTGGCGGCGGCCGCGCGGCTGACGCGCGCCGCCTGCCTCGCCGCGCACGCCGGAGACCGCTGGAACTGCACCGCCATCGAGCGCGCGCCCAACTACTCGCCGGACCTGCTCACCG GTACCCGCGAGCAAGCGTATGTGTACGCGATGTCCGCAGCGGCGTTGGCGTGGTCGGTGGCGCGCGCGTGCGCGGCGGGCGCGCTGCCGGCGTGctcgtgcgccgcgccgccgcgcgcgccgccccgcccgccgcgCCAGGCGCACGTCACACCCACTGAGCCGCACGCGAGGTTCAAGTGGGGCGGCTGCGGGGACAATTTTCAGTGGGCTGAGAG ATTTGCCAAGCAATTCATAGACATGCATGAGATTGACGTTCGGGATGGTAAATTGGAGGAGTTGATCGAAGTGGAGACGACTACCACCGAGCTACCGAGCACGTTGGAACCGAGCACGCCGGCGCCCGTGGTGATCCTCGTGGACGACCAGCCAGCGCCGGCGCCCGACAACGCCAGCGTGACGGCACGCCCGCGAAAAAAGGGACGCCGTGGGCGTAAGCGGCTGCCGCGCTCGCCTCGCCGAGGCAGGCCCACGAGGAAACGGTTCAGACCAAG ATACGATTTTGAGGATCGGAGTTCCAGATATCGTAACTTGGAGTATCGCATGGCCGCCGACGACCCCCGCTTCGACCCGCAGGTGGACTTGCGCACGAGACTGCAGCGCCTGCGCCCGTTCATCGCCTCCGCCAATCTCATCAACGTCCGTTTTGGCAGAAAG GCAGTATCATTAGCGATGCGCACCAAGTGCACGTGCCACGGCGTGTCAGGGTCGTGCTCGGTGCGCACGTGCTGGCGCGCGCTGCCTCCATTGGCGCGCGTAGCGGCCGCGCTCGCGGGCGAGGCGGCGCGCGCCGGCccgctgcgcccgcgccgccgcgcgcggcGCGCCAAGCCGCGGCTCCGCTACGTCACACCCAGCCCGGACTACTGCGAGCCCGATCCTGCGGCCGGCTCACTTGGCACACACGGAAG GCGGTGCAACGCAAGTGCAGGCAACGCCGCAGGCGGCTGCGGGCGGTTGTGctgcgggcgcgggcggcgggccGTGCGGTCCACCCGGCTCGAGCGCTGCCACTGCCGCTACCACTGGTGCTGCCGCGTAGACTGCCAGCTCTGCCGTATCACCTCGGAGGATCACTATTGCAATTAA